In Thermanaeromonas sp. C210, the following proteins share a genomic window:
- a CDS encoding ABC transporter substrate-binding protein, with protein MKKRFSLVVFLVLLLSLTLAGCGSGGDDNRASEQGSEEKVVRLGIIQIREHPALDAARRGFLEAMKAGGYEEGRNLEVDFQNAQGDQSTLQNIARKFAQDKKDLILAIATDSAMAMANETQDIPILITAVTDPVAAKLVKSLDKPGTNVTGTTDMNPIKEQLELLKQLVPAAERVGVIYNSSEVNSQVQVAIAKEEAGALGLTIVEAPVTSTTEVVQATQSLVGRVEAIYVPTDNTVVSAISGVLQVAEEHKIPVLAGESNTVEAGALATIGIDYYKLGQQTGEMALRVLKGEKPQDMPIERQRDLSIVVNAKAAEAFGVTIPEDLKAKADKIIE; from the coding sequence ATGAAGAAAAGGTTTTCGTTGGTGGTGTTCCTTGTCCTCCTTCTTTCCCTAACCCTGGCCGGGTGCGGTTCGGGAGGAGATGATAACCGCGCCTCCGAGCAGGGAAGCGAAGAGAAGGTCGTCAGGCTGGGCATAATCCAGATCAGGGAACATCCCGCCCTGGATGCGGCCCGTCGTGGCTTCCTGGAGGCCATGAAGGCAGGGGGTTACGAGGAAGGAAGAAACCTTGAGGTTGACTTCCAGAATGCCCAGGGTGATCAATCCACGTTACAGAACATAGCTCGCAAATTCGCCCAGGATAAGAAAGACCTCATCCTGGCCATTGCCACTGATTCGGCTATGGCCATGGCCAACGAAACCCAGGATATCCCCATCTTGATAACGGCGGTCACCGACCCGGTAGCCGCTAAATTGGTAAAGAGTCTGGATAAGCCCGGAACCAATGTGACGGGCACCACGGACATGAATCCCATTAAGGAACAGCTTGAATTGCTTAAGCAGCTCGTGCCCGCGGCCGAGAGGGTGGGGGTCATCTATAATTCGAGCGAGGTCAATTCCCAGGTGCAGGTTGCCATAGCCAAGGAGGAAGCCGGTGCCTTGGGCCTGACCATAGTGGAAGCACCCGTAACCTCCACCACCGAAGTGGTGCAGGCTACCCAATCCCTGGTGGGCCGGGTAGAAGCCATTTATGTGCCCACTGACAACACGGTCGTTTCGGCCATCTCGGGGGTCCTCCAGGTGGCAGAGGAGCATAAGATTCCGGTGTTGGCCGGGGAAAGCAATACGGTGGAGGCCGGGGCCCTGGCGACCATCGGCATCGATTATTACAAGCTCGGACAGCAGACGGGAGAGATGGCCTTGCGGGTGCTTAAGGGCGAAAAGCCCCAGGATATGCCTATTGAGCGCCAAAGGGATCTCAGCATCGTGGTGAATGCCAAAGCCGCCGAAGCCTTCGGGGTGACCATACCGGAAGACCTTAAGGCAAAGGCCGATAAGATCATCGAGTGA
- a CDS encoding ABC transporter permease — protein sequence MSLSVWLGALEQGLLWGAMVLGVYITFRVLNYPDLTIDGTFTLGAAVAARMILAGYDPGVVLVMALLGGAAAGLVTGLLHTQLKVAPLLSGILTMIGLYSINLRIMGQANLSLLREDTIFTWAKGLTAVEPFGPALLGLLLILLVLVLLYLFLQTELGMALRATGDNEQMVKSLGTNTGTMKLVGLAIGNGLVAFSGALVGQYQGFADVGMGIGMIVAGLASIIIGEALVGTATLMRAMLAAVVGSIIYRAVISLVLQLGLPPTDLKLLTSLIVVVALALPLARERLGLRSQRLRSEQGARVEERYQDF from the coding sequence ATGTCCCTTAGTGTCTGGTTAGGAGCCTTGGAGCAGGGCCTGCTGTGGGGAGCTATGGTCCTGGGGGTCTACATCACCTTTAGAGTGTTAAACTACCCCGACTTAACCATTGACGGAACCTTTACCCTGGGAGCAGCCGTAGCGGCCCGGATGATCCTGGCGGGATATGATCCTGGGGTAGTCCTCGTGATGGCCCTCCTCGGCGGAGCTGCGGCCGGCCTAGTGACCGGCCTCCTGCACACCCAGTTGAAGGTGGCGCCCCTGCTGTCGGGCATCCTGACCATGATAGGCCTTTACTCTATAAACCTGCGCATAATGGGGCAAGCTAACCTTTCCCTTCTCCGGGAGGATACAATTTTTACATGGGCCAAGGGGCTTACGGCGGTGGAGCCCTTTGGCCCTGCTTTGTTGGGCCTGCTGTTGATATTATTGGTGCTGGTACTCCTTTACCTCTTCCTGCAGACGGAATTGGGGATGGCCCTTCGGGCTACGGGAGACAACGAACAGATGGTTAAGAGTCTGGGTACCAATACTGGTACCATGAAGCTGGTGGGCCTGGCCATTGGTAACGGCTTGGTGGCCTTTTCCGGGGCCCTGGTGGGCCAATACCAAGGTTTTGCGGATGTAGGAATGGGCATCGGTATGATTGTAGCCGGCCTGGCTTCCATCATAATCGGTGAAGCTCTGGTGGGTACCGCCACCCTGATGCGGGCCATGCTGGCCGCCGTAGTGGGCTCGATAATCTATCGGGCGGTCATCAGCCTGGTGCTTCAGCTCGGCCTGCCGCCGACAGACCTAAAACTTTTGACCTCCCTGATTGTGGTAGTAGCCTTAGCCCTTCCCCTGGCGCGGGAGCGCCTGGGGTTGCGGTCCCAACGCTTGAGGAGTGAGCAGGGTGCTCGAGTTGAAGAACGTTACCAAGATTTTTAA
- a CDS encoding ABC transporter ATP-binding protein, whose amino-acid sequence MLELKNVTKIFNAGGVNERVALLDVNLYVKPGEVVTIIGGNGAGKSTLLNVVAGVYEVEAGRILLDGVDITHCPEHVRAAWIGRVFQDPMRGTAASMTIEENLALALRRGRSRNLRRGVTPAERDLFRKRLSLLGLGLEERLSTRVGLLSGGQRQALTVLMATITAPKLLLLDEHTAALDPRTARTVMGLTEKIIEQHRLTTLMVTHNLEQALRTGHRTIMMHEGRIILDLSGPERARTKVSQLLEMFEQASGTALADDRILLTGR is encoded by the coding sequence GTGCTCGAGTTGAAGAACGTTACCAAGATTTTTAATGCCGGCGGGGTCAACGAGAGGGTGGCCCTGCTGGATGTAAACCTTTATGTAAAGCCCGGTGAAGTAGTCACCATAATCGGCGGGAACGGGGCCGGGAAATCCACCCTGTTAAATGTGGTGGCCGGGGTGTACGAAGTCGAGGCCGGCCGGATACTCCTGGACGGCGTGGATATCACCCATTGCCCGGAACACGTCCGGGCGGCATGGATCGGCCGGGTTTTCCAAGATCCCATGAGAGGGACGGCCGCGTCCATGACCATCGAAGAGAACCTCGCCCTGGCCCTGCGGCGCGGACGAAGCCGCAACCTGAGGCGGGGAGTGACACCTGCGGAAAGGGACCTGTTCAGAAAACGCCTTTCCCTCTTGGGGTTGGGCCTGGAAGAGCGCCTGTCGACCAGGGTGGGCCTCCTCTCGGGAGGCCAGCGACAGGCCCTGACGGTCCTCATGGCCACCATCACGGCCCCCAAGCTGCTCCTCCTAGATGAACATACGGCCGCCCTGGACCCCCGGACGGCACGCACAGTCATGGGGCTGACGGAGAAAATTATCGAACAGCACCGGCTTACAACCCTCATGGTAACCCATAACCTGGAACAGGCCCTCCGCACGGGTCACCGCACGATAATGATGCACGAGGGAAGGATTATTTTGGACTTGTCCGGTCCTGAACGAGCCCGGACCAAGGTTTCCCAGCTTTTAGAGATGTTCGAGCAGGCCAGCGGCACGGCCCTGGCCGACGACCGTATACTGCTTACCGGACGTTAG
- a CDS encoding cysteine hydrolase family protein produces MRKVLLVIDMQQDFVSEGGALSFPAAREIIPFIASKVREALDQGREVVFTLDTHKPGDAEFQKFPPHCLEGTPGHDLIPEFREILSAYGGTGRVYFVKKNRYSAFYGTELENLLGLTPGSNRDRVAEVELVGVCTNICCFFTAEELANRDVPVVAYAKGMATFDPEAHKFALEQMRSVLGIKVVE; encoded by the coding sequence ATGCGCAAGGTCTTGCTGGTTATCGACATGCAGCAGGATTTCGTATCTGAAGGAGGCGCCTTGAGCTTCCCGGCTGCCCGGGAAATCATACCCTTCATTGCCAGCAAAGTCAGGGAGGCCCTGGACCAAGGGCGGGAAGTCGTCTTCACCCTGGACACCCATAAACCGGGCGACGCCGAATTTCAGAAATTTCCCCCTCATTGTCTGGAAGGCACCCCCGGGCACGACCTGATCCCCGAATTCCGGGAGATCCTTTCCGCCTATGGAGGGACAGGGCGAGTTTACTTCGTGAAGAAAAACCGGTACAGCGCCTTTTACGGTACCGAACTGGAGAACCTTTTAGGGCTGACACCGGGAAGCAATAGGGACAGGGTGGCAGAGGTGGAGCTGGTGGGGGTTTGCACCAACATCTGCTGCTTCTTTACCGCCGAAGAGCTGGCCAACCGGGACGTCCCGGTAGTAGCCTACGCCAAGGGCATGGCCACCTTCGACCCAGAGGCCCATAAATTCGCCCTGGAGCAGATGCGCAGCGTCCTGGGAATTAAGGTGGTAGAGTAG
- a CDS encoding class I SAM-dependent methyltransferase: MAEIFDKKAQDYDEWYRTPKGRLVDRIEKEAIYEYLHPRAGMEILDIGCGTGNFSLELARRGARVTGIDVSEPMLQRAREKAAREGVSIRFLRSDARRLPFPDESFDAVVSVTALEFVPDLRAALQEAYRVLRAGGRLVVGVIGGRSAWSRYYEAKAAREPDSLFRWARFPTLEELLAAMPGKEVRGTAVLFIPPDFDFTKEEEALALEEEARRAGRTDGGFICAVSFK, encoded by the coding sequence GTGGCGGAGATTTTTGATAAGAAGGCCCAGGATTACGACGAATGGTATCGGACGCCCAAGGGCAGGTTGGTCGACCGAATCGAAAAGGAAGCGATTTACGAATATTTGCATCCCCGGGCTGGTATGGAGATCCTGGACATCGGCTGCGGCACCGGAAATTTTTCCTTAGAACTGGCCCGCCGCGGAGCCCGGGTAACCGGCATTGACGTATCCGAGCCCATGCTGCAGAGGGCGAGGGAAAAGGCGGCCCGGGAAGGTGTTAGCATCCGGTTTCTGCGGTCGGACGCCCGGCGGCTTCCCTTTCCCGACGAAAGCTTTGACGCGGTGGTATCGGTTACGGCTCTGGAATTTGTTCCGGATTTGAGGGCGGCCCTGCAGGAAGCTTACCGGGTGTTGAGGGCCGGCGGAAGGCTAGTAGTAGGGGTCATCGGGGGTCGCAGTGCCTGGAGCCGCTACTACGAGGCCAAAGCCGCCCGGGAACCCGACAGCCTCTTCCGCTGGGCCCGTTTTCCTACCCTGGAAGAACTCCTGGCGGCCATGCCCGGTAAAGAAGTGCGGGGCACGGCGGTGCTCTTCATACCTCCTGATTTCGATTTTACCAAGGAGGAGGAAGCCCTGGCCCTGGAAGAAGAGGCTCGGCGCGCGGGGCGGACAGACGGCGGCTTTATTTGCGCCGTGTCCTTCAAATGA
- a CDS encoding YkoF family thiamine/hydroxymethylpyrimidine-binding protein — translation MLACEVALYPLGTAHYARIIKEALAAMPAGKVELEVGSRSTVIRGEDDEVWKAVRLLFGVAVKSGDAVMVLKVSNRCGCR, via the coding sequence ATGCTGGCCTGTGAGGTGGCCCTTTACCCCTTGGGGACGGCCCATTATGCGCGGATTATTAAAGAGGCCCTGGCCGCGATGCCTGCGGGAAAGGTCGAGTTGGAGGTGGGCTCCAGGAGCACCGTAATCCGGGGGGAAGACGACGAAGTGTGGAAGGCAGTACGCCTTCTGTTTGGGGTGGCGGTGAAATCGGGGGATGCCGTGATGGTCCTCAAGGTGTCCAATCGCTGTGGTTGCAGATGA
- a CDS encoding molybdopterin molybdotransferase MoeA, producing MEFFQVVTLPEARKKLAEYWPLVRREAVVRNLTEALGLELAEEVIAREEVPSFARATVDGFALRSGDTFGASEGSPVTLRLMGEVVTGRAAEVAVRQGEAVAVSTGGMLPAGADAVIMLEHTEELPGGFLNVLRPVAPGENVIDRGEDVRKGEVVLGAGHRLRPQDIGVLAALGYNQIKVWQPWRVGIMTTGNEIVPPEARPGPGQVRDINSYTLYAQVQALGGQPRLYGIVPDDLRLLRERFSQALEENNVVLLSGGSSVGTRDLTVQLLAEWGPERILFHGVSIRPGKPTLAAFIDGKMIFGLPGHPVSAMVSFDLLVGPLLRYGRFRGPGEEPVVEAALSRNLSSDAGRDDCVRVRLVDDNGDGLQAVPIVGKSGLISTMVKADGVVIIPAGKEGLEAGSRVKVRLFD from the coding sequence ATGGAATTTTTCCAGGTGGTTACCTTACCGGAAGCGAGGAAAAAGCTAGCGGAATACTGGCCTTTGGTCCGGCGCGAGGCTGTGGTGCGGAATTTGACTGAAGCTCTGGGCCTGGAACTGGCCGAAGAGGTCATAGCCAGGGAGGAGGTTCCCAGTTTTGCCCGGGCTACAGTTGACGGTTTTGCCCTCCGGTCCGGCGATACTTTTGGTGCCAGCGAGGGTAGCCCGGTGACGCTGCGGCTGATGGGAGAGGTTGTGACGGGCCGGGCAGCCGAAGTGGCCGTAAGGCAGGGGGAAGCGGTAGCCGTAAGTACCGGGGGGATGCTGCCGGCGGGCGCCGATGCAGTGATCATGTTGGAGCATACCGAAGAACTGCCGGGCGGTTTCTTAAATGTTTTGCGGCCGGTGGCTCCCGGAGAAAACGTCATAGACCGGGGCGAAGACGTGCGTAAGGGAGAGGTAGTACTGGGGGCCGGCCACCGGCTGCGGCCCCAGGACATAGGGGTACTGGCAGCCCTGGGATATAATCAAATAAAGGTTTGGCAACCCTGGCGCGTAGGCATTATGACTACGGGGAACGAAATTGTTCCGCCGGAAGCCCGGCCGGGCCCAGGCCAGGTGCGGGATATAAATTCTTATACGTTATACGCCCAGGTGCAGGCCTTGGGAGGTCAGCCCCGGCTCTACGGTATAGTGCCCGACGATTTAAGGCTCCTGCGGGAACGCTTTTCCCAGGCCTTGGAAGAGAACAATGTGGTATTGCTTTCCGGCGGCAGTTCGGTGGGTACGCGGGACTTGACCGTGCAGTTGCTGGCCGAGTGGGGCCCCGAAAGGATCCTTTTTCACGGGGTGTCCATTCGTCCCGGCAAGCCCACCCTGGCGGCCTTTATCGACGGGAAAATGATTTTCGGCCTGCCGGGCCACCCGGTTTCGGCCATGGTTTCTTTTGACCTCCTGGTGGGCCCTCTATTGCGTTACGGCCGCTTCAGAGGGCCGGGAGAGGAGCCGGTGGTAGAAGCCGCCTTGAGCAGGAATCTTTCTTCCGACGCCGGCCGCGATGACTGTGTGCGGGTGAGGCTGGTAGACGACAATGGGGACGGTCTGCAGGCTGTTCCGATAGTGGGTAAGTCAGGCTTGATCTCTACCATGGTGAAGGCCGACGGGGTGGTCATCATTCCTGCCGGCAAGGAAGGGCTGGAAGCAGGCAGCCGGGTCAAGGTGCGCCTTTTTGACTGA
- a CDS encoding molybdopterin biosynthesis protein: MQRTRVFLDNRPWQEALEEYREVLRGAGALAPGQGEKQPTRTALGRVTAEPVYAVLSSPHYAGAAMDGVAVRAEDTFGASEEAPRRMRLGGEAVVVDTGDPLPPGFNAVIMLEELNFPEEGVVEIRSPAVPWQHVRQPGEDIVAGEMLLPANHVLRPLDLGLLLAAGVVEVSVYPRPRVAILPTGSELVDPNPHPLPGQILDSNSTMLAGMVQEWGGEPEVFPITPDDYDLLKTRLREALQRSDMVLVNAGSSAGREDYTARLVAELGQVLTHGVAIRPGKPVILGVVEGKPVIGVPGYPVSAALCAELFVRPLLYEKQGLPAPRRATSRAVLSRKIPSALGREDFVRLRLARVGDKLTAVPLGRGAGTLTTLARADGILRIPRGSEGFSAGAEVKVSLLKDLTDIEATVLVSGSGDPLLDVLGNVMRQLYPGRSLTLSPVGSLGGLQALRQGEAHGASLNLWDPATGEYNVSYVEKLLAGREALLVNLAYRQVGLVVAPGNPQSISDLQDLTRPDLTFVNRPVGSGIRLFLDTSLQRLGIKGEEIKGYDREEFTHLGVAAAVASGRAHVGLGIYAAARVYGLDFIPLAAERLDLCFLRETWEEQAIRDLIQTMRSQEFLKEAGQWGGYDLRDCGKVVWQNY, translated from the coding sequence TTGCAGCGGACAAGAGTTTTTCTGGATAACCGGCCCTGGCAGGAAGCCCTGGAGGAGTACAGGGAGGTTCTGCGCGGGGCGGGGGCTCTAGCACCCGGCCAGGGAGAGAAACAGCCCACCCGCACGGCCTTGGGACGGGTGACGGCCGAGCCGGTCTATGCCGTCCTGTCTTCGCCCCATTATGCTGGGGCGGCCATGGACGGGGTTGCCGTGAGGGCGGAAGACACCTTCGGCGCTTCGGAAGAAGCCCCGCGGAGGATGAGACTGGGCGGGGAAGCGGTCGTAGTGGATACCGGGGATCCCCTGCCGCCGGGATTCAACGCCGTGATTATGCTGGAGGAACTGAATTTCCCGGAAGAGGGAGTAGTGGAGATCCGGTCCCCGGCCGTTCCCTGGCAGCATGTGCGGCAGCCGGGAGAGGATATAGTGGCCGGGGAAATGCTGCTGCCCGCTAATCACGTGTTGCGGCCCCTGGATTTGGGTCTTCTGCTGGCGGCCGGCGTGGTGGAAGTTTCGGTCTATCCCCGACCCCGAGTAGCAATTCTGCCCACCGGCAGCGAGCTGGTGGACCCCAATCCCCACCCCCTGCCGGGACAGATACTTGATTCCAACAGTACTATGTTGGCAGGAATGGTACAGGAGTGGGGAGGGGAACCGGAAGTCTTCCCCATAACTCCTGATGATTACGATCTTTTGAAGACCAGGCTCCGGGAGGCCCTGCAGAGGTCAGATATGGTGTTGGTTAATGCCGGCTCTTCAGCCGGCCGGGAAGATTATACGGCCCGGTTGGTAGCGGAGCTGGGTCAGGTACTGACCCATGGGGTGGCCATCAGGCCGGGCAAACCGGTAATTCTGGGTGTTGTGGAGGGGAAACCGGTGATAGGGGTACCGGGATACCCCGTTTCTGCTGCCCTGTGCGCCGAACTTTTCGTCCGTCCTCTCCTCTACGAAAAACAGGGGTTGCCGGCCCCTCGGCGAGCTACGTCCCGGGCGGTGTTGAGCCGCAAAATCCCCTCGGCCCTGGGGAGGGAGGATTTCGTCCGCCTGCGGCTCGCCCGGGTAGGAGACAAGCTTACAGCCGTGCCCTTGGGCCGGGGCGCGGGAACCCTCACCACCTTGGCCAGGGCCGACGGTATCCTGCGCATTCCCCGTGGGTCAGAGGGTTTTTCTGCCGGCGCGGAAGTAAAAGTGAGCCTTCTGAAAGACTTAACGGATATCGAGGCCACGGTACTGGTCAGCGGCAGCGGTGATCCCCTGCTGGATGTCCTGGGCAATGTAATGCGCCAGCTATACCCGGGGAGGTCTTTGACCCTTTCGCCGGTGGGGAGCTTAGGGGGTCTCCAGGCCCTACGGCAAGGGGAGGCCCACGGTGCAAGCCTTAACCTCTGGGACCCCGCGACGGGCGAATACAATGTGTCCTACGTGGAAAAGCTCCTCGCCGGCCGGGAGGCGCTCTTGGTCAATCTAGCCTACCGGCAGGTCGGCCTGGTGGTGGCTCCTGGCAATCCTCAAAGCATTAGTGATTTACAGGACTTAACCCGGCCGGACCTAACCTTTGTGAACCGGCCGGTGGGTTCTGGCATACGGCTTTTCCTGGACACCAGCCTGCAGAGGCTGGGCATCAAAGGGGAGGAGATCAAAGGGTACGACAGGGAGGAGTTCACCCACCTGGGAGTAGCCGCCGCGGTGGCCTCCGGGCGGGCCCATGTTGGCCTGGGTATTTATGCCGCCGCCCGGGTTTATGGTTTGGACTTCATCCCGCTGGCTGCCGAGCGGCTGGACCTCTGCTTCTTACGTGAGACATGGGAAGAACAGGCGATCCGGGATTTAATCCAAACGATGCGCAGCCAGGAATTTTTAAAGGAAGCCGGCCAGTGGGGAGGGTATGACCTGCGGGATTGCGGGAAGGTTGTGTGGCAGAACTATTAA
- the moaA gene encoding GTP 3',8-cyclase MoaA has protein sequence MEDRFGRRINYMRVSITDRCNLRCRYCMPAAGVPLKSHDDILRLEEIVTLVEAAVQVGIRQVRLTGGEPLVRKNVVGLVGRLAALPGLEEVSLTTNGILLGPLARPLKEAGLGRVNISLDSLRPERYRYITRVGNLETVWRGIRAALTVGLTPVKLNVVVVRGFNDDEILDFARLARREPLHIRFIELMPIGTAAAGEAAYVPVAEIKRKVEEEFTLEPLEALRGCGPARSFRVEGGPGSIGFIGALSEHFCHRCNRLRLTADGKLRPCLYWEGEIDVKTPLRNGASQDELVELFRRAVALKPRQHHLEEGWEQPRVMSQLGG, from the coding sequence GTGGAAGATCGCTTCGGTCGCCGGATAAACTATATGCGGGTATCCATCACCGACCGCTGTAACCTGCGCTGCCGTTACTGCATGCCGGCCGCGGGAGTTCCCTTAAAGAGTCACGACGATATTTTGCGCCTGGAGGAAATCGTGACGCTGGTGGAGGCCGCCGTGCAAGTCGGTATCCGGCAGGTCAGGCTTACGGGAGGCGAGCCCCTCGTCCGCAAAAATGTGGTGGGTCTGGTAGGCAGGCTGGCCGCCCTTCCCGGGCTGGAAGAGGTATCCCTTACCACCAACGGCATACTCCTGGGCCCTTTGGCCCGGCCCCTGAAGGAGGCAGGTCTCGGGCGGGTCAACATCAGCCTGGACAGCCTCCGGCCGGAACGCTATCGCTACATTACCAGGGTGGGAAACCTGGAGACCGTGTGGCGAGGCATTAGGGCTGCTCTAACGGTAGGCCTTACACCGGTAAAACTGAACGTGGTAGTGGTGCGGGGTTTCAACGATGACGAGATCCTGGATTTTGCGCGTCTTGCCCGCCGTGAGCCCCTCCACATACGCTTTATTGAGTTGATGCCCATCGGTACCGCAGCCGCCGGGGAGGCCGCCTATGTACCGGTGGCCGAAATCAAGCGGAAGGTGGAGGAAGAATTCACCTTAGAACCCCTGGAAGCTTTGCGCGGCTGTGGCCCGGCCCGGAGCTTTCGCGTGGAGGGCGGCCCGGGAAGCATTGGCTTTATCGGCGCCTTGAGCGAGCATTTTTGTCACCGGTGCAACCGGTTGAGGCTCACCGCCGACGGGAAACTGCGCCCCTGCCTCTACTGGGAAGGGGAAATCGACGTCAAGACCCCGTTGCGTAACGGAGCTTCCCAGGATGAACTGGTAGAATTATTCCGGCGGGCAGTGGCCCTTAAACCCCGGCAGCACCACCTGGAAGAAGGCTGGGAGCAGCCGCGGGTCATGTCTCAGCTGGGAGGTTAA
- the moaC gene encoding cyclic pyranopterin monophosphate synthase MoaC, which produces MDNNTLTHLDAKGQARMVDVGAKGITERVAVARARVVMNPATLELILEGKVPKGDVLAVARVAGIMAAKRTGELIPLCHPLNLTSASVEFRDLGGGVLEIEGRIKTKGQTGVEMEALTAVSVAALTIYDMCKAVDRGMMITDVRLIEKSGGRSGTWQREGEEPWDAS; this is translated from the coding sequence ATGGACAATAACACCCTGACCCACCTGGATGCTAAGGGCCAGGCGCGGATGGTGGATGTCGGGGCCAAGGGCATAACCGAGCGGGTGGCGGTGGCCCGGGCCCGGGTGGTCATGAACCCGGCCACCCTGGAGCTTATCTTAGAAGGCAAGGTGCCTAAAGGAGATGTGCTGGCCGTAGCCAGGGTAGCCGGAATCATGGCCGCCAAGAGGACGGGGGAGTTGATTCCCTTATGCCATCCCCTGAACTTAACAAGTGCATCGGTAGAATTCCGGGATTTGGGCGGCGGAGTCCTCGAAATCGAAGGAAGGATAAAGACCAAGGGCCAGACGGGCGTGGAAATGGAAGCCCTAACGGCCGTGAGCGTGGCGGCTTTGACCATTTACGACATGTGTAAAGCTGTTGACCGGGGCATGATGATTACGGATGTGCGCTTGATAGAAAAAAGCGGCGGCCGGAGCGGGACGTGGCAGAGGGAGGGCGAAGAACCATGGGACGCATCGTAG
- a CDS encoding MOSC domain-containing protein produces the protein MGRIVAVCISEKKGQRKKNVGKGELVPQHGLAGDAHAGPWHRQVSLLALESIRKMQAKGLKVGPGDFAENLTTEGLDLTALKPGDKLKIGSQALVEITQIGKVCHERCAIYYQAGDCVMPREGIFVAVLQGGPVQVGDPVEVVEK, from the coding sequence ATGGGACGCATCGTAGCAGTATGTATAAGCGAGAAGAAGGGGCAGCGGAAAAAGAACGTGGGTAAAGGGGAACTAGTACCCCAACACGGCCTGGCGGGGGATGCCCATGCCGGGCCCTGGCACCGGCAGGTGAGCCTGCTGGCCCTGGAGAGCATTCGGAAGATGCAGGCTAAGGGGCTGAAGGTGGGTCCAGGAGACTTCGCGGAGAATTTGACCACCGAAGGGCTGGATCTGACCGCCCTTAAGCCGGGCGACAAGTTGAAGATCGGCTCCCAGGCCCTGGTGGAAATCACCCAGATCGGGAAGGTTTGTCATGAACGCTGTGCCATCTATTATCAGGCTGGCGATTGCGTCATGCCCCGCGAGGGAATTTTCGTAGCGGTGCTCCAGGGAGGACCGGTGCAAGTAGGGGATCCGGTTGAGGTGGTGGAGAAATGA